A region from the Pontixanthobacter aestiaquae genome encodes:
- a CDS encoding heme exporter protein CcmB: MIGKLLLRDLQMLLPGGNRGGTMLPLLFFVAVAILYPFAVGPDAPLLARTGGGVIWIAALLAAILPLDRLIAPDLELGVFDQLALRGISEEMVVAIRVLAHWLSFAPLLLIATLPAAALLGLEGETVRLILLGLLAGTPGLAAIGVMIAALTAGLRGGAALSGLMLIPLAVPILIFGAGSLARADMSGIAYAGAFSLLLVAIAPFAGGAAIRAAREG, encoded by the coding sequence ATGATCGGCAAGCTCCTCCTGCGCGATTTGCAGATGCTTCTGCCCGGCGGGAACCGGGGTGGTACGATGTTACCGCTGCTGTTCTTTGTGGCGGTAGCGATACTGTATCCCTTTGCTGTTGGCCCCGACGCACCGCTGCTCGCACGAACTGGCGGAGGGGTGATTTGGATCGCTGCCTTGCTCGCTGCAATCCTCCCGCTGGACCGGCTGATCGCGCCCGATCTGGAACTGGGTGTGTTCGACCAATTGGCACTGCGCGGCATTTCTGAAGAGATGGTCGTGGCCATCCGCGTTCTCGCCCATTGGCTCAGTTTCGCACCGCTCCTGTTGATCGCAACATTGCCGGCCGCGGCATTGCTCGGGTTGGAAGGCGAAACGGTCCGTTTGATTCTGCTAGGCCTGCTCGCTGGCACCCCCGGCCTGGCCGCTATCGGAGTGATGATCGCCGCGCTTACCGCTGGCTTGCGCGGAGGCGCCGCGCTGTCAGGCCTAATGCTCATCCCACTCGCCGTGCCCATCCTGATCTTCGGCGCAGGCAGCCTCGCCCGCGCAGACATGAGCGGAATCGCCTACGCCGGTGCGTTTAGCCTGTTGCTGGTGGCAATAGCGCCATTTGCCGGCGGTGCCGCGATCAGGGCAGCTCGGGAGGGGTGA
- the ccmA gene encoding heme ABC exporter ATP-binding protein CcmA: MQACSLSATNLACRRGDRVLFRGLGLELKASEALHITGNNGIGKTSLMRILAGLLRQFDGSVEHSGTLGLVDEKPALDPQLRLESALHFWGGLDGCTNIQQNCAVMGMDTLLDVPFRYLSTGQCKRAAFVRLLNQGTDIWLLDEPLNGLDADGIAKVEALIALHCGGGGICVAASHQSINLQNAKTLALKDYAA; this comes from the coding sequence ATGCAAGCCTGCAGCCTTTCCGCCACCAATCTCGCCTGCCGAAGAGGCGACCGCGTGCTGTTTCGCGGCCTGGGATTGGAATTGAAAGCAAGCGAAGCACTCCACATTACAGGCAATAACGGCATCGGCAAAACGAGCCTGATGCGGATATTGGCCGGGCTGCTGCGTCAGTTTGATGGCAGTGTTGAACACAGCGGGACACTTGGTTTGGTCGACGAGAAGCCAGCGCTTGATCCGCAATTGCGTTTGGAAAGCGCATTGCATTTCTGGGGGGGGTTAGACGGCTGCACCAACATTCAGCAGAATTGCGCGGTGATGGGGATGGACACCCTACTCGACGTCCCTTTCCGCTATCTTTCGACTGGTCAGTGTAAGCGCGCGGCCTTCGTTCGGCTACTCAATCAGGGAACCGACATCTGGTTGCTCGACGAGCCTCTCAACGGCCTCGACGCGGACGGAATCGCGAAGGTCGAAGCACTCATCGCGCTTCATTGTGGCGGAGGCGGGATATGCGTTGCAGCGTCCCACCAGTCCATAAATTTGCAAAACGCCAAGACGCTTGCCTTGAAAGACTACGCTGCATGA